The DNA segment ttttattttaggagatggggtctcaccctgtcacccaggcttgagtacagtagTGCTATCAcagctctgtgcagccttgaactcctgggctaaggatcctcctacctgagccccctgagtagctaggactgtaggtaTACATGAcgatacttggctaatttttaaattgttttgtagacatggggtctcactttgttggccaggctggtgtcaaactaatggcctcaagtgacccttccacccctgcctcccatcctagaggtatgtgccaccacatggagcacttgttcaattttctaaagaaaaaatttctaaagtaaggctgtgggatgatggcaggaagataaaagaaaaacagaagaataagttaaaatgacttattcacacatattctTTTGACAGCAAGAAGAACTTTTAGTATATACATtccttacaaacaaacaaaaggcagataAACAATGTTGTGTAGGAACTTCAACACACACTGTACAATATTCCCACTTTGCTGACATAAGTTATGGAAATTTTGTGGTTTACTTGAGTGTCGCTACCAGTATTTTGCTTCTCTGATGATTTttatcaacttcctcatctgttaacttCTCTCTAAGGTATGTCATGTCACGACATACTGCCGCTGCACGAACATGGCCAGTGTCTTCCTATTAAACATGTAGAATgctttcctaatttctctttttactctctgtctttgtgttttgcattttccttacttttattgTCAGAAACTCCAGAAAGTCAATCGTACTAATTTATCAcgatttgctttattaatttatactttgctTATATGGAATTTTGCCCAACAGACCTCATTACAgtttctaacctgttttattttgttttttttttttctgagacagggtctccctctgttgtccaaggctggagtgtagtagtgctatcgcagctgactgcagcctcaaccttccaggctgaagcaatcctcccatctcaacctcccacgtggctgagactacaggtgcttgccactatgcccaactaatatttggaattttcgtacacgtggattccagaggggtgacagcgaaacgtgagtaagcatggattttggtatatgcagagatggggggCTGGAACTAattctgtatactgagggacggcgactgtatatgtttttacaattacgctgtaggatacatactgttgcatagccttgaaaataataatttttaattgagtggaataataatattgataaaagtagcagctggccaggtgtggctcacactggtaatcgcaacactttgggaggctgaggcaggaggatggcttgaggccaagagtttgcgataggccttggaaacaaagggggagtcaccatccctacagaaaaatacatgaattagcctagtgtggtggcatgttcctgtagtcccagctacttgggaggctgaggtgggaggatcacttgagcccagggaggctgagactgcagtgagtcatgatcaggcctctgcactccagcctgggtgacagagtgagaccctgtctcaaaacaacaaaaaagtagcagcTAACATCAACTGACCTTTTATACCAGGTACCTATTGATatcatagtttaatttcttataactgcttcttatttcacttaccaactctgtcttcagttattcccagatttttactgtgtttgtacagatgaccttttgtttagattgaattgtctccccagaagtaagattactgtgagacatggtgaatggacattctcattacccttgATGTAAATTGACAGGGTTTTGGGTGCCTCccagctataatcttagcactttgggaggctaagacaggaggattgcttgaggccaagagttggaggaggctgtatggcagtatggtgagaccctgtctccattattttaaaaaattgacaagctTTACCcgggaaggcttatacacaatttaaacacccctcatagtataagagagtgcccatttcactgcacctttgccagcacagggtattataatttagtaagtcattttttgtttgattattttaaatagataaaagaccTCATATTACTTTACTTGTCtcatttcaacatctttccttagcttattagctctatttcttttctgtctgtaaatggttgttgttgttttgttctttgagacagggtcttgctctgtcaccaggctggactgtagtggcataatcatgcctcgctgcagccttgacctcccaggctcaaacttcagcattctgagtagctgggactacaagtgtgcagcaccactcccagctaacttttttcttttttttggatagagacagggtctcactgtgttgtccagaccggtctctagctcctggccttaagcaatcctcctgcattagcttctcaaattgctggaatttcaggcatgagccaccatgcctggcctgggctagtcctgtattctctagagttctctttactttgtgctagccaatGTCTCATTATGCTGTTCACCTGTTCTAATGAATAATTCTCcgtattaaattttaccactttaaacttttgagtggtttatgcttcctgattggactctgactaatatgttaCGAAGGGTCCCAGGAGataaacccacacagatgggatttgggcataggtttggtttcccagggggcagtgctgagctctttgccagtgggaaatgggatgctggtgatttccaggaagtgacctcacagtgactcaagctaccacttactgttgattgtgacgaaatgccagctgaggcacatgccttgggagctaagtggttgCTGCCCTTGACCACTATGAAGACTGGTGTGGGAAGGGTTgctttggatgcacttgagcaggggtccccaaccctgagccatggagccgtaaggagccacacagcaggaggtgagtggtgttgagtgagggagtgaggaaagcttcgtctgtatttacaggcactcccctttgctcacattcccgcctgagctccaccttctcagatcagcagcagcattagattctcatagaacgcaccctgttgtgaaccgtgcatgtgagggatctaggttgcgctgtccttatgagaatctaatacctattgatctgtcactttctcccatcacgctcaggtgggaccatccagttgcaggaaaacaagcttaacacgcccactgattctacattatggtgagttctataattattttattatatattacagtgtaataatggaaataaagtgcctaataaatgtaAACGTGCTTAAatcttttggcccagctcctacctcctggcagcctctccaggcccagaactttctccagtcagcctctacagaccaagctcatgactcacaatggcctatttaggcccataccctacCTCACGGCAGTCTCCGCTGATGAGCctactgcctcacaacagcctccacaggcacagctccgtcgttacaatggcctctttagacccagctcttgcctcccagccttctctccaggccctgaacTTTCTCAAGTCGacctcaccaggcccagctcatgCTTCtttgcagcctctccaggcccagctcctgcatcTTGGTGGCCCCTCCAggcacagcctctgcctcccgtcgGCCTCTACAGTCCCAACATCTGCCTCAGAGCAGATTCTTCAGGCCCAGCATCTGCCTCACTGTGGACCCCCCAAGCCAAGCTCCCAACCTTTCAGCAGCTTCTACACACCCAGCTCTTGCCACCCAGTGGCCTCTTTAGGCCAAGCTCATGCTTCACAAGGGCCTTTCCAGGCCCAACTTTTGTCTCATGGCAACCTTCCCTGGCCAGATTCCTGCCTGTCTCCCAGCAGCCTAGACAGGCCCAGGTCTTGCCTCACACTGGCCTCTCTACATCCAGCTCatgcctcacggtggcctctccaggctcaaCTCCTGTCCCAGGACGTCATCTCCGGGCCCAAAACTTACTCAAGGCAGACTCTCTAGTCCCAACTGCTGCCTCCTGGTGGATTATGaaggcccaaaatctcctcaagttgACCTctacaggcccagctcctgcctcctgtGAGCGTCTACAGGCCCCACCTCTGCCTTATAGGGGCTTCTCCAGGCCCACCTCTTCCTCttggctgggtctacaggcacaactgctgcctcacaacagcctttTTTGGCCCAgttcctgcccagctcccagcggCCCTGGTAGACCCACAACTTCCTGAAGCCAAGTtccccaggcccaggtcaggcctcacggtggcctctccaggatgagctcctgccctccgacGGCATCTGCAGGCCCCAAATGGTCTCCAGTCGGTAGGCTCCTCCACGccaagcttgggcctcccggcgacctctgcaggcccaagttgtcctgaagtcggcctctcctggccctgcctcccagcAAGTAAGCAAGCTGTTTTGGCTctactcctgcccagctcccaaccgCCTTTCTAGGCCCTGAACTTTCTCCAGCCAAGCTCTTCGGGCCTACTTCATGCCTCCCGGTGGCCTGTACAGGCCCAGCACTGGTTGGAgaacagcctctgcaggccccgctcttgcctcccaggggcctctccaggcccagcccttGCCCCCACGGCGGCCTCCCGGGGCCAAGTCCCTGCGTGCCTCCCAGCAGCCCATgtgcggcccagctcctcctcacagtggcctgttgatgcccaactcatgcctctggcaccctgcccagaggcatgagcccctgcctcacactggctcctcccacgctgagagaggtcagcgtgagcccttgcctcacaccggcccctaccaggctgacagaggtcagcgggAGCCCCTAGCCTCACACTggcccctcccaggctgacagaggtcagcgtgagccccttgcctcacaccggtgCCTCCcacgctgacagaggtcagcctgagccccttgcctcacaccggcccctcccacgctgacagAGGTCCGCCTGAGCCCctagcctcacaccggcccctcccaggctgacagAGGTCCGCGGGAGCCCCTAGCCTCACACCAGCCCCTCTGACGCTGACAGAGGTCCGCgggagccccttgcctcacaccggcccctcccacgctgagagaggtcagcgtgagcccctgcctcaacaggccaccgtgagggaggagcagggtcgcacgcgggctgctgggaggcaggcagggacttgggcctgggaggtcacaGTGGGttgagagctgggcctggagacatCCCTGGGAGGCAACAGCGGGGCCTGCAGACGCTCTTCTCCAGCCGGAGCTGGGACTGTTCAGGCTACTGGCGGCGGGATGTGGGCCTGAGAGCTTGGTTGCAGAAACTTCGGGGTCTACAAAGGCCGGCGGGAGCTAAGCCAAAAGAGCTTGTTTGCtggaaggcaggagctgggccgggAGATGTAGCCAGGAGGAACAGCTGGGCCTGAAGAGGCCGccatgtgggaggcagaggcctggCCTCCTCAAGTCGGCCTCTCCAGACCCAGTTGCAGCCTCCCGGCAtcctctccgggcccagctcttcctcccggctgcGTCTCCAGGCCCGCCTCTGGCCTCCCAACAACGTCTTtggactcagctcctgcccagctcccagcggCCCTGGTAGACCCAAAACTTCCcgaagccaagctccccaggcccagctcaggcctcacggtggcctctccaggctcagctcctgccctctgATGGCATCTGCAGGCCCCAAACGGCCTGcggtcggtgggctcctctaggcccagcttgggcctcccggcggcctctgcaggcccaaatcGTCCCAaagtcagcctctccaggcccagctctggcCTCCCAGTGGCGTTTGCAGGCCCAAGTCGTCCTCAAGTCGGCCTGGAattgggcctggaagagcagcaagtcggcctccccgggcccagctgcatcctctcggcggcctctccaggtgcaaaacttcctcgagtcagcctctccaggcccaggctcctcctgcctcccagtagCCTctttcagcccagcccagcccagctcatggctctcggcggccttcccaggccccgcttttgacttttggcggcctcttcaggcccagaacTTGACCTCCAGTGGACCTTTgcaggcccggcctcctgcctTTCGAAGGCCTGTACGGGCccggcctcggcctcggcctcacagcggactctccacgcccagctagctctcacctcactgcggcctccccagtccaaagctcctgcctttcGGCTGCTTCGGCAGGTCCAGCTCCTGCCTGCCAGTGGCCTCTTTAGGCCCAGCTCATTCGTCAcaacggccttcccaggccccgttTTTCCCTTCTGGCAGCCTCTTGGTctctaatttgtttatcttttgtgtataaatcccaaaatatggaatttttgaatatttccaccattatataaatattttggtagGTAATTTATTTGGAGTTAGTTTTTGCACCATgcccgaattttttattttattttccttattatttggtGTTAAACAGATTTAATGACGGTCATGGCAACTTTTtggcacaatgaaaaatatcgcccatgatcaatgtgttctgttctggggaagagggcaaaggcagggtgaatcactttcttaaaaagtatagctcaagttgggagtgcagagggaatggggagaaaaccctcccgctgcctgtgtcgaagtgcaggagcccccacccccatactcacCTGAGTGCAGCCCCTCTGGGGAAAGAAGGGGTGCATGAACTCCCCCTAGTCCACAGGCGCCTCCCTGTGGCCCAAGGCCCTCTTCACACTCCATCTTGTAGCCCAAGCAGGAGCTATTTTCCGAAAAGTGAAAAGCTCTGAAGGTCCCACAATTCATGGTATGTACAGGGACTCGGAGGAGGGAAACTGCCCAGCTTTCCCCCGGCACAGCTGCAGGGGTAGGGGGTATAGATAAGAGGAGCAGGCcttgaccaggcgtggtggctcacgcctgtaatcccagcactttgggaggtggaggcaggcagatcacgatgtcaggagatcgaaatcagcctggccaagatgatgaagccctgtctgtactaaaaatacaaaaattagcaggatgtggtagcgtgcacctgtaatcctagctacccggaaggctgaggcaggagaatggcgtgaacccggtgggaagaggttgcagtgagccaagatcgcaccactgcactccagcctgggcgacagagcaagactcggtctcaaaaaaaaaaaagaggcaggcgTTATTCCATCCCAAACTCTTTACCTGGGAGAAGATAACCATCCTGCCCTCCATTGCTACCCCCACATACTGTCCATGTTCTCAGGGGGTACTGTGAGTCCTAGGATCTTCTTTGGGGTCGCCCACGTGCCTGTGGTAGTTATGGAGACCCCCCAGGTgttgaggcagggctggggtgtcCCCTTCCAAACAGGCTGTCAAGGCCCCAACTctggggcagaggcagtggcagggcaGCCAGGGTTGCGCCAGAGCCTGAGCAGGGTGAGGTGGggtcaggcagggctgggagtcagggcaggggcagcagcagtggACCCGCTATGCACACATCATCTTCTCCAAGGTTTGTGTGCAGAATATCCTGCCCATGCTGCCCCAGCAGCTTCAGTTGGCACCTGCCCCAGTCCAGCCTCTGGGAACCATGCAGCGGCTCCCAGCGGCCCTGCAGCCACCACCAGCATCCGTTTCACCTGCAGTTGAAGATCCGTGAGGTGCCCAGATCATCATGCAGTCATCAGTCCCACGGAGCAGCCAGCGAGGCTGAGGCTCCTTCCACTGGACCGCCCCCCCAACTGGCACCactgctgcccctgcccctacTCTCAGCCTCACGTGACTCTCGGGCAGAGGCAGTGGTGGGGCAGCCACGGCAGCGTCAAGAGTCTGAGCCAGGTGAGGTCTGGTCAGGACCCCCACAGGGCTGGGAGTTAGGGCAGGGGCAGAACAAACCTTGGAGGGGAAGATGTGTGCATAGTGGGCCTGGAGGGTGGCTGTGGCCTAGTGGACAGGAAGAAGCAGTGGGCCTGGAAGAGCTGCATGATCAGGGCCGGCACTGGTCCAGGGCGCGTGCAGTGAAGAGGACAGTGCCTTCTCGGTCTCCGGTTCCCTGAGCCTGTCCTCGGCTTCTCCACCTGTacaggcaaaggggaagctgtcCCCATCACACATGGCACACTTGGGGATGTTGGGCTTTGGGCTGCAGCTGGAGCATCTTCTCATCTTGCATTTGGGCATGGTGGGGTCCTCCAGTGTGGGATCCATGTCCGTGGGGTTCCCTCTGCCCCGACCCCGAAAGCCCAGTCAGTTTCTCCAGGCTTTGGCCCCCGGgtggctcagcccagctcctgcctaggaaagccttagtgttgggagggaccctgatgactgaggagcctggtagctccaggTCGCCCACACTTTCAGGTCTCTTGCACCAGAAGGTGGCAGGATCCATTGGGAGGAAACAGGTCGCCTTGGAAGGCGTCCCTGGGCCCCCATCCCCAGGGATAGGGGCCGTAGGGGGCCCGCTCTGCTGCCTTGACCAGACTCCTGGGCTTTAAAGGCTCCTGGGCCCAGTAAGAAGGAGGtgggtgccaaggttgaggaggaagcatccgagtatgtgtaggaggacagggtgggaccatagactttgccaaaagctgcaggtggatcgggggaccctgggggctcaggatccagcaaggggcagcaggagtaaaggaggaaggaatgacaggtgcaaataccttcccaccaaagcccttgttgctctctggctcctccccagagTTGTCCCCACTCTGTCGGTCACTCACTCCTTGAACTTGAGATCGGTGTCAGTGGTGCTAAAGCCATCATCAGCAATGACATCATCACCCCCCTCCTCCTCATGGATGACCGTGTGCGCCTCATCACTCGCTATGTCCTCACTGGCCATGTGCTGGGAATGAGCAGCTCAGatgggcagcagcagggctgcccactgGTCACCTCCCTCACCAGGGGCTGCAAAGTCGCCTGGAGCTCCATACTGAGTAGAAGGCTTTGGGCCAGAGTATGATGCAGTGCCAGACACTACCTGTGTCAGTTCCTGTAGTGCCTGATGGTCTATTTCCCTGCCATCCAGGCTGTGTACCCCCCTGTGGGagaaggcttgggccaggctgagccaggttccCTGACTGTGTGCAGCCGTTCTGCCCCACAGAAGCTGCTCCTTGGTATCCGAGCTCTGGAGTGTTTGGGCTGCAACTGACAGGAGTTCAGAGGACACcccaggggcagtggcagtgCCCGTCTCTGATATGCTCCGCTCCCACGAGCCCTTGTTACACTCCTGCTAGCCCCTGGCTTGTGGGCTTGGCCTCTGAGCTGGACTTCTTTCGGTCCTTGTTGCAAGTGGGCCACCTTCACCTGGAAGGCCGGGTCGTGGTATTTCTGTGTCTCATTGGGCCCCAGGGTGTACCACCGCTCGCTCAGCATCTGGCTGACGGTCCGGTTATCCTGGTTGGGGTGACCCTGGTGCGTCCTGCCAGGGCCTGGTGCCGCTTGCTGAAGATCGTGACTACCACTCATGGGCCACTGGATGTGGTCCTTGTCCCATTTGTTGGGGCTGCGTCCATCCTTCTCAGAAGATGAGTCCTGTTCCTTGCGCAGGGCACTGAGGGACTGGGCCTGACATCATCTGAGTGGTAGAGGCAACTGGGTGTCAGGAGACATGATGGAGAGGAAAGCATCATCATGGtcattctctgtctcactgtacagcagggactcccctgaggggcccagggctcctcctccatggtgggaggtgagcttTTACCAGGTTCCACCACCCCCAAAATGTGTGGGGTTGCGGGCCCTGGGCTTtcagggcaggtggctccagggAGCCGCCCAGGGTCAACACTCCCCGTCCCACCTGGTGGACGCTCATGAGCAACAGCTGCCAACTTGGCAGGTTGTTTTCTCTGGTTGGAGGCCACTGAGTGACTGGCAGGTTGCTGGGCCTCgtgtggctgcagggaggggtcAGGAATGGGATGGAGTACCAGGGGAACACGGCCACAGAGTGACCTTCCACATTCCTCCACACGAACATGCTGAGGCCACGGGAGGCCTCACTGAACGCAGGCCTGGGGGCCGAGTACTTGGTCCGGGCAGGGGGTTCctggcaggggctcacacctcctCGCCCCCTCCTCAGCCAAGGTGGCTTGGGTCCAGAGAAGATGGAgttggagaggagcagaaggccaggcctcaagttttgtttttttgttttgttttgttttttgtttttgaaatgtagtttgactcttttcacccaggctggagtgcagtggcacgatctcagtggccttcatacctggctaattttttgtatttttactggaggtggggttttgccatgttggccaggctggtcttgacctcccgtcctcaggtgatccacccacctcggcctcccaaaatgggattacatgcatgagccaccgctctcaacttcattcatttttacttgaaaaactccgttaagcatttttttaaggtagacctAGTGGTCCTGAATGCCCTCAGCTTTGTTTGTCGAGGAAACACATtagttcttctttctttctgaaggacagctttgtcagacatagtattagttgctggcagtttttttctttcagcactttgaatgtattaTTCGATTCTGTCCTGACCTGcaaagtttctttaacttttgactatttgattatattgtgacttggtgagtatctatttggtttgaacctctttaggaatctttaagcttcatggatttagatgtctaaatatttcccatgatttaggcagttttcagccattctttaaataagctttcttttcctttatctacTTTTCTTCTCAAACTCCCATAACCTGACAATGGTTTGCCTAATGGTgtcttgttggctttcttttctctgtctttttttttcttttttctttttttgagacagagtcgtgctctgtcacccaggctggagtgcaatgtgtggtcttggctcacattgcactccaacctccgcctcctgggttcaagcgattctcctgcctcagcctcccaagtagctgggactacaggtgtgtgccaccacacctggctaatttttgtatttttagtagagatggggttttgtcatgttggccaggctggtcttgaactcctgacctcttaatctgcctgtcttggcctcccaaa comes from the Pan troglodytes isolate AG18354 chromosome 8, NHGRI_mPanTro3-v2.0_pri, whole genome shotgun sequence genome and includes:
- the LOC129136280 gene encoding putative uncharacterized protein FLJ44672, which translates into the protein MLLPPGSLSRPRTFSSQPLQTKLMTHNGLFRPIPYLTAVSADEPTASQQPPQAQLRRYNGLFRPSSCLPAFSPGPELSQVDLTRPSSCFFAASPGPAPASWWPLQAQPLPPVGLYSPNICLRADSSGPASASLWTPQAKLPTFQQLLHTQLLPPSGLFRPSSCFTRAFPGPTFVSWQPSLARFLPVSQQPRQAQVLPHTGLSTSSSCLTVASPGSTPVPGRHLRAQNLLKADSLVPTAASWWIMKAQNLLKLTSTGPAPASCERLQAPPLPYRGFSRPTSSSWLGLQAQLLPHNSLFWPSSCPAPSGPGRPTTS